TGGTGCAGGTGGCGGGCATGCAGGTGACGCCCGAGGTGAAGCGGATGATTCTCTGCGACAACTACGCCCGCTACGCGGGGGTGGACGTGGAGGCCGTGAAGGCGCGCATCGCCAATGACTCCTTCTCCAAGGCGAAGGCCCGCGGGGACGTCACGCCCTACAGCTACCAGGAAGGCCTCCATGACTGAGCAGGAGCTGCGCGCGCGCATCCAGGACATCCCCGACCCGTGCAGCCTCGCCACCGGCGTGCCGCTGGGCATCGGGGAGATGGGCCTGATTCAGTCGGTGGAGTGCCAGGAGGGAAAGGTGACGGTGCGCATGCACATCACCTCGCCCATGTGCATGATGGCCGCCTACTTCATGCGGGAAATCGAGCAGCGGCTCCAGTCTCAGGAGGGCGTCGCCTCGGTCCACGTGGAGTTCGACCAGACGCTCCAGTGGACGCCGAAGGACATCCAGCCGGACGCCCGGGAGCGGCTGGCGGCGAAGCGAATCACCATGCTCGGCGGGCGGCTTTTGCCGCGCGACGAGGCCCGGCCCGCCGACTCCTGAAAGGGCGTCTCAGGCCCGCGCGGCACCGGGGGCGGTGCCGCGCCGGGCGCGGGCTTGCTAGGCTGGCGCCAGGCAGCACCCCCTCGTTCTGGAGACACCCGCCCCCATGACCCGAGACGAAGCGCAGCGCCTGGCGCAGGCCTTCCTCGCCGCCAACGGCCAGCCCAACAGCATCGGCATCAACCCCCAGGGGTTCGGCGGCGTCGTCATCAACGACGCGCAGCTCTACTTCGAGTGGCACGACAAGGAGGGCGCCCTGGAGTGCAGCGCGCTCATCCACAAGTTCCGCGACGCCCCCAAGCCCGGCATCCTCGAGGGATTCCAGCAGGAGCAGAAATCCGGCACGGACACGGGCGGCGGCACCGTGGACTTTGAGACGGAGAACAAGTCGCTCTTCCTGAGCCG
This DNA window, taken from Pyxidicoccus xibeiensis, encodes the following:
- a CDS encoding metal-sulfur cluster assembly factor translates to MTEQELRARIQDIPDPCSLATGVPLGIGEMGLIQSVECQEGKVTVRMHITSPMCMMAAYFMREIEQRLQSQEGVASVHVEFDQTLQWTPKDIQPDARERLAAKRITMLGGRLLPRDEARPADS